The Mesorhizobium koreense genome includes a window with the following:
- a CDS encoding SIMPL domain-containing protein: protein MRHAYLPLALGLGIAASGIAMPGMAAAEDRPTPRITVVGEGETAASPDMAILSLSVLREADTARAALDANNKAMAAVIDAMKKAGIADRDLQTSGLSIDPRYSTVKHDSKTQEESKIIGYRVVNTLTVRVRDLDKLGAVIDSSVSLGVNQGGGITFTNDDMSKPMQEARKNAMEDAIARARTLTEAAGVKTGKIIEISEQSYRPMPRPMAMKARSFAAAAEDAVPVQAGENTYHATVTVTFEIEQ from the coding sequence ATGAGACATGCCTATCTGCCGCTGGCACTGGGATTGGGGATAGCGGCGTCGGGGATCGCGATGCCTGGAATGGCCGCTGCCGAAGACAGACCCACGCCCCGCATCACGGTTGTCGGTGAAGGCGAGACGGCGGCAAGCCCGGATATGGCGATCCTTTCGCTGTCGGTCCTGCGCGAGGCGGATACGGCACGCGCCGCGCTCGACGCGAACAACAAGGCCATGGCAGCCGTGATCGACGCGATGAAGAAGGCCGGCATTGCCGACCGCGACCTACAGACCTCCGGCCTGTCGATCGATCCACGCTATTCCACCGTCAAGCATGACAGCAAGACGCAGGAGGAGTCGAAGATCATCGGCTATCGTGTCGTCAACACGCTGACAGTCCGCGTGCGCGATCTCGACAAGCTCGGCGCGGTCATCGACAGTTCGGTCTCGCTCGGCGTCAACCAGGGCGGCGGCATCACCTTCACCAATGACGATATGTCGAAGCCGATGCAGGAAGCCCGCAAGAACGCCATGGAAGACGCCATTGCCCGCGCAAGGACTTTGACAGAAGCGGCCGGCGTCAAGACCGGCAAGATCATCGAGATCTCGGAACAATCCTATCGGCCCATGCCCCGCCCGATGGCGATGAAGGCCCGCAGCTTCGCCGCGGCTGCCGAAGACGCCGTGCCTGTGCAGGCCGGCGAAAACACCTATCATGCAACGGTGACGGTGACATTCGAGATCGAGCAGTAA
- a CDS encoding ABC transporter ATP-binding protein has product MASLGLNGVIKRFGTAEVIHGVDLEVRDGEFVVFVGPSGCGKSTLLRMIAGLEEVTEGDVHIDGERVNEIPAAKRGLAMVFQSYALYPHMTIRKNLSFGLETMGTPRAETRRRVADAAEILQIASLLDRRPGQLSGGQRQRVAIGRAIVREPRIFLFDEPLSNLDAELRVQMRVEINKLHRRLGATMIFVTHDQVEAMTLADRIVVLRAGRIEQVGTPLELYNHPANLFVAGFIGSPRMNFLAAQIIVGTDGNLRVRSESGLDLPFPAGSRPPSSDSKVTVGIRPENIRIVDPRHASLAGEVQIAEHLGGETFLYLALASGETVVVEVQGQATVAAGERVGIEPDAGAAHVFAGDGMAISRRVADTKLDSTPA; this is encoded by the coding sequence ATGGCGAGCCTCGGCCTGAACGGCGTGATCAAGAGGTTCGGTACCGCCGAAGTGATCCACGGCGTCGATCTGGAGGTCAGGGACGGCGAGTTCGTCGTCTTCGTAGGCCCGTCCGGATGCGGGAAATCGACACTGCTCAGGATGATCGCCGGGCTCGAGGAAGTCACTGAAGGTGATGTCCATATCGACGGTGAACGGGTGAACGAGATTCCGGCGGCGAAACGCGGCCTCGCCATGGTGTTCCAGTCCTATGCGCTCTACCCGCACATGACGATCCGCAAGAACCTCTCCTTCGGCCTGGAAACGATGGGCACGCCGCGCGCGGAAACCAGGCGGCGGGTGGCCGATGCGGCGGAAATCCTGCAGATCGCTTCCCTTCTCGACCGCCGGCCCGGCCAGCTCTCCGGCGGGCAGCGACAGCGCGTCGCGATCGGCCGCGCGATCGTGCGCGAGCCGCGCATTTTCCTGTTCGACGAGCCGCTTTCCAACCTCGACGCGGAACTCAGGGTGCAGATGCGGGTTGAGATCAACAAATTGCACCGCAGGCTCGGGGCGACAATGATCTTCGTCACCCACGATCAGGTCGAGGCGATGACGCTCGCCGACCGCATTGTGGTGCTCCGCGCCGGCCGCATCGAACAGGTCGGCACGCCGCTCGAACTCTACAACCATCCGGCAAATCTGTTCGTGGCGGGTTTCATCGGCTCGCCACGCATGAACTTTCTTGCGGCGCAAATCATTGTCGGAACAGACGGGAACCTCCGGGTTCGCAGCGAATCCGGCCTTGATCTCCCCTTCCCCGCCGGGAGCCGGCCACCGTCGTCCGACAGTAAGGTTACGGTCGGTATCCGCCCGGAAAACATCAGGATCGTCGATCCTCGACACGCCTCGCTCGCTGGCGAAGTGCAGATCGCGGAACATCTCGGCGGCGAGACTTTTCTTTACCTCGCGCTTGCCTCAGGAGAGACGGTGGTCGTCGAAGTCCAGGGCCAGGCCACCGTCGCGGCAGGCGAGCGCGTGGGCATCGAGCCGGATGCCGGCGCTGCCCATGTCTTCGCAGGTGACGGAATGGCGATCAGCCGCCGGGTCGCCGATACGAAACTTGATTCCACGCCGGCCTGA
- a CDS encoding Gfo/Idh/MocA family protein, which produces MTRKLTVGVVGGGIGAMQIEAFRALPDLYSLEVICDIDASRVESLAAKHAIPNVLTDFDALIARDLDIISICTPSGLHFEQAKKALLAGRNVIVEKPFASSLAEADELAKVEQESGKRLCPIFQYRFADGLAQLQRLRERGLVGKAYAATVETHWRRLPAYYDNPWRGRWAKELGGCLVTHAIHNHDMLMRVLGPVRSIYARTATRVNPIETEDCAAAVLEMADGSFATLSVTLGSQEEISRLRFCFDGLTVESNHSPYNPGKAPWRFIAADPERQKVVDVAIAEVDPAPELYAGQFSRLHKALTEGGELPVSIADARPSLELITAAYHSARTGEAVRLPIGQDHPLYAGWLPPTARGRA; this is translated from the coding sequence ATGACCCGGAAGCTTACAGTCGGTGTTGTCGGCGGCGGCATCGGCGCGATGCAGATCGAGGCATTCCGCGCACTCCCTGATCTCTATTCGCTCGAGGTGATCTGCGACATCGATGCCTCCAGGGTGGAGAGCCTGGCGGCCAAACATGCCATCCCGAACGTTCTCACCGATTTCGATGCCCTGATCGCCAGAGACCTCGACATCATCTCGATTTGCACGCCGTCCGGCCTGCATTTCGAGCAGGCAAAGAAGGCGCTCCTCGCCGGCCGCAACGTGATCGTCGAAAAGCCTTTCGCCAGTTCGCTTGCCGAGGCCGACGAACTGGCGAAGGTCGAGCAGGAAAGCGGCAAGCGGCTCTGCCCCATCTTCCAGTACCGTTTCGCCGACGGCCTGGCGCAATTGCAGCGTTTGCGCGAGCGCGGGCTGGTCGGCAAGGCCTATGCAGCGACGGTGGAGACGCATTGGCGGCGCCTGCCGGCCTATTACGATAATCCGTGGCGCGGTCGCTGGGCAAAGGAACTCGGCGGCTGCCTCGTCACCCACGCCATCCACAACCACGATATGCTGATGCGCGTACTCGGGCCGGTGCGCAGCATCTATGCCCGCACCGCCACGCGCGTAAACCCGATCGAGACGGAAGACTGCGCCGCTGCCGTACTGGAAATGGCGGACGGCTCCTTCGCCACGCTTTCGGTAACGCTCGGTTCGCAAGAGGAGATATCGAGACTGCGCTTTTGCTTCGACGGCCTGACGGTCGAGAGCAACCATAGCCCCTACAATCCGGGCAAGGCGCCGTGGCGCTTCATCGCGGCGGACCCCGAGCGACAGAAGGTGGTCGATGTGGCGATAGCCGAGGTCGACCCTGCGCCGGAGCTTTACGCCGGCCAGTTCTCGCGCCTCCACAAGGCACTGACCGAGGGCGGCGAACTGCCCGTCTCGATCGCCGACGCGCGGCCCTCGCTGGAACTGATCACTGCCGCCTACCATTCTGCACGGACAGGCGAAGCGGTCCGGTTGCCGATCGGGCAAGACCACCCGCTCTATGCGGGCTGGCTTCCGCCCACCGCGAGGGGGCGGGCGTAA
- a CDS encoding Gfo/Idh/MocA family protein: MPTPAFSFATIGINHGHIYEQTALMLAAGCRLKYFCAPEDDLAAEYVAKFPQAERVTDERKILEDPEIRLVIGAGIPADRAPMAIRAMRHGKDVMLDKPGATTLDQLDELRRVQAETGRILSILYSEHYTQRATLAAGELVKAGAIGRVLQTVGLGPHRLGNYARPDWFWKLERTGGILCDIASHQFEQFLFFTGSDSAEIVTSQVANFDHPDAPEFEDFGDTVLRSGHASGYIRIDWFTPAGMPVWGDGRLFILGTEGSIELRKYADVGGRSGGDHLFLADSKSARHIDCSGTKITYGEQLRDDVLNRTETAMPQRHCFLAMELALKAQAAATRIVGTRHDGDAA, from the coding sequence ATGCCCACCCCCGCCTTCTCATTCGCGACCATCGGCATCAATCACGGCCACATCTACGAGCAGACGGCGCTGATGCTCGCGGCCGGCTGCCGGCTGAAATATTTCTGCGCGCCGGAGGACGACCTTGCCGCCGAATATGTCGCGAAATTCCCCCAGGCCGAGCGCGTGACCGACGAGCGGAAAATCCTGGAGGATCCCGAAATCCGTCTCGTCATCGGCGCCGGCATTCCCGCCGACCGTGCGCCGATGGCGATCAGGGCCATGCGTCACGGCAAGGACGTGATGCTGGACAAACCCGGCGCGACGACGCTCGATCAGCTTGACGAGCTTCGCCGCGTGCAGGCCGAAACAGGGCGCATCCTCTCGATCCTCTATTCCGAGCACTATACCCAGCGCGCGACACTCGCAGCCGGCGAGTTGGTGAAGGCGGGCGCGATTGGACGCGTGCTGCAGACAGTCGGGCTAGGACCGCACCGGCTCGGCAACTACGCGCGGCCGGACTGGTTCTGGAAGCTCGAACGCACCGGCGGCATCCTCTGCGACATCGCCTCGCACCAGTTCGAGCAGTTCCTGTTCTTCACCGGCAGCGACAGCGCCGAAATCGTAACGAGCCAGGTCGCCAATTTCGATCATCCCGACGCGCCCGAATTCGAGGATTTCGGCGACACGGTGCTGCGCTCCGGCCACGCCTCCGGCTATATCCGCATCGACTGGTTCACGCCGGCTGGCATGCCGGTCTGGGGCGACGGGCGCCTCTTCATCCTCGGCACGGAGGGTTCGATCGAACTCCGCAAATATGCCGATGTCGGCGGACGGAGCGGCGGCGACCATCTCTTCCTCGCAGACAGCAAATCGGCGCGTCACATCGACTGCTCCGGCACGAAGATCACCTATGGCGAACAGCTTCGCGACGACGTGCTGAACCGCACGGAAACGGCGATGCCGCAACGGCACTGCTTCCTTGCCATGGAACTCGCCTTGAAGGCACAGGCTGCTGCGACAAGGATCGTCGGAACACGTCATGATGGAGATGCGGCATGA